In Humulus lupulus chromosome 7, drHumLupu1.1, whole genome shotgun sequence, the following are encoded in one genomic region:
- the LOC133792358 gene encoding uncharacterized protein LOC133792358: protein MLNKNWVKLNRATKEYTDATWDFVKMVERNYGFPNKIICPCKKCRNLNHHCVDDVFEHLVITGMDPTYRIWVHHGEQPIDTQVDEVSNDMDAFDLYTTAAMDDVDNNIGCGGGEDDEFVNEDLQKKLEDAETPLYEGCEKYTKLSSIVGLYRLKNLNGWTDKSFTRLLELLCDMFPKNNVLPDSMYSVRKFLRNFDLKYEKIDACINDCCLFRKEKAKMDVCPKCSVSRWKVDKHTKNVKVGEAAKVLRYFSIIPRVKRLFRSKEMAENLRWHFTHKSIDGKMRHPVDTPAWDSINERWPEFNLEPRNLRLGLAADGINPYKSLSSTYSCWPVMLVIYNLPPWLCMRDENTFLSLLIPGRKQPGNDIDIYLEPLIEDLNKLWNNGVHTYDAFDKSFFNLKAMLLWTINDFPAYGNLAGCTTKGKTACPICGNDTCATRLKHSKKISYQNTRRFLPFDHPYRSKKAWFNGATEERGPPKVLSGSEIVEELNQITNDFGKNMNPKKRSRDNKVEGMWKKKSIFFNLPYWEVLLVRHNLDVMHIEKNVCDSIISTLLGLNGKSKDHLNARLDLKDLGIKKALHPVEKDGIIRLPAASYTLSRSEKTMFCQRLFDLKLPDGYSSNISNCVVVEECKLMGLKSHDFHVLMQQLLVVAIRGLMEDGPREAIIRLSKFFNGLCQHVVDVKEIIELEAEVVETICMFERYFPPSFFDSMVHLVVHLGREVLLCGPVQFRWMYHFERYMKLLKGYVMQPTHPEASIAERYLAGESMRFCASFLKQSNDEGSFIGRNEYNDSDVILEGRPLHRGVTVTLNDKDLASAHRYVLFNLAVTEQYLE from the exons ATGTTGAACAAAAATTGGGTGAAACTAAACAg aGCTACAAAAGAGTACACGGATGCGACATGGGACTTTGTGAAAATGGTAGAAAGAAATTATGGTTTTCCAAATAAAATTATCTGTCCTTGTAAGAAGTGTCGAAACTTAAATCATCATTGTGTTGATGATGTTTTTGAGCACTTAGTTATAACCGGAATGGATCCAACTTATCGTATTTGGGTTCACCATGGAGAGCAACCCATTGATACTCAAGTTGACGAAGTTTCGAATGATATGGATGCATTTGATTTATACACGACTGCTGCCATGGATGATGTGGACAATAATATAGGTTGTGGAGGTGGTGAAGATGATGAATTTGTTAACGAAGATCTTCAAAAGAAGTTGGAGGATGCGGAAACTCCTTTATATGAAGGGTGTGAGAAATACACAAAACTTTCATCAATTGTAGGTTTATATAGGTTGAAGAATCTGAATGGTTGGACAGACAAAAGTTTTACTAGACTATTAGAACTCCTTTGTGATATGTTTCCCAAAAACAATGTACTTCCTGATTCCATGTACTCAGTTaggaaatttttgagaaatttcgaTTTGAAATATGAAAAGATTGATGCTTGTATTAATGATTGTTGCTTATTTAGAAAGGAGAAGGCTAAAATGGATGTTTGTCCAAAGTGTAGTGTTTCTAGATGGAAAGTTGATAAACACACAAAGAATGTTAAAGTTGGTGAGGCTGCCAAAGTTTTGAGGTATTTTTCGATAATACCCCGAGTGAAAAGATTGTTTAGATCAAAAGAAATGGCTGAAAACTTAAGGTGGCATTTCACTCATAAAAGTATTGATGGGAAGATGCGACATCCAGTGGATACACCTGCTTGGGATTCCATTAATGAAAGATGGCCAGAGTTTAATCTTGAACCACGCAACCTTAGGCTCGGACTAGCTGCTGATGGAATTAACCCCTATAAAAGTCTAAGCTCCACTTATAGTTGTTGGCCAGTGATGCTTGTTATCTATAATTTaccaccttggttgtgcatgagggACGAAAATACATTTTTGTCATTATTGATTCCAGGTCGTAAACAACCTGGAAACgatattgatatttatttggagcCTCTTATTGAAGACTTAAACAAATTGTGGAATAATGGAGTGCATACTTATGATGCATTCGACAAAAGCTTCTTCAATTTGAAGGCAATGTTGTTGTGGACAATAAACGATTTTCCTGCATATGGAAATCTTGCTGGGTGTACAACCAAAGGCAAGACAGCTTGCCCGATTTGTGGTAATGATACATGTGCAACTAGGCTGAAACATAGTAAAAAAATTTCATACCAAAATACTAGGAGATTTCTCCCGTTTGATCATCCATATCGGTCTAAGAAAGCATGGTTCAATGGAGCTACAGAAGAAAGAGGCCCCCCTAAAGTTTTGAGTGGTAGTGAAATTGTTGAAGAACTAAATCAAATTACCAACGATTTTGGAAAaaatatgaatcccaaaaaaaggAGTCGGGATAATAAGGTGGAAGGAAtgtggaagaagaaatctatatTTTTCAATCTACCATATTGGGAG GTTTTGTTAGTTCGTCATAATTTGGATGttatgcatatagaaaaaaatgtgtgtgatagtatTATTAGCACATTGTTGGGCTTGAATGGAAAATCCAAAGATCATCTTAATGCTCGATTGGATTTAAAGGATTTGGGTATCAAGAAGGCCTTGCATCCGGTGGAGAAAGATGGGATTATACGACTTCCAGCAGCATCTTACACACTTTCTAGATCAGAGAAGACAATGTTTTGCCAAAGGTTATTTGATTTAAAGTTACCTGATGGTTATAGCTCAAACATTAGTAACTGTGTAGTAGTTGAGGAATGTAAGTTGATGGGGCTTAAGTCTCATGATTTCCATGTCTTAATGCAACAATTGCTGGTAGTGGCCATTCGAGGATTGATGGAGGATGGTCCAAGAGAGGCAATTATAAGACTTAGCAAATTTTTTAATGGATTATGCCAACATGTGGTTGACGTAAAAGAAATCATAGAATTGGAAGCAGAAGTAGTTGAAACAATTTGTATGTTTGAAAGATATTTTCCTCCTTCATTCTTCGATTCTATGGTACATTTAGTTGTTCACCTTGGACGAGAAGTGTTATTATGTGGTCCTGttcaatttcgatggatgtatcaCTTTGAAAG ATATATGAAGTTACTTAAAGGGTATGTGATGCAACCTACACATCCTGAAGCATCTATTGCTGAACGTTACCTTGCTGGTGAGTCAATGCGCTTTTGTGCATCATTTTTGAAACAATCTAATGACGAAGGTTCCTTCATTGGACGTAACGAATATAATGATAGTGATGTGATACTTGAAGGTCGTCCACTTCATCGTGGTGTAACTGTTACACTAAATGATAAGGATCTAGCTAGTGCACATCGCTATGTATTATTCAATTTAGCTGTCACAGAGCAATATTTAGAGTGA